The genomic window CCGAAACGCTAAATGCTAAATGCATAACTTTAGAAGAATATTACACCATATCTGATTTGGATAAAAAAACTGCATGGCTAAAGAAGAAAGGACATCTTGTATGCCCAGATACATTAGAAAAGGCTGTCTTAAAAATACATGAAGTAAAAGGCACTGTCAGCAATAAAAAAGGAAAGTACGCTATTAGTTGGGGAAAACTTAAAGGTATAATTAAAGAACATGGATATGACGCTTATCTTTCCGTGGTAATTGATAAAGAGCAGATTGTTTCAGTAGAAATGGTGCCAGACTACACAAAGGGAAAATATTGTTTTTCGACAGCTTTAATAAAAAGTCTAGCAAAAAAATATGTAAAAAATAATGATAGTGAGTTTGAATTCAGTTTAGCTACTTTAACTGAAAAATCTACTCCATCTACAGAACCTGTTGTTATTATTCAAGTAAACGGAGCACCATATTATTATGATTATTCTACTGAACCTCCAATTCATCACGTTAACAATTTGCCATTGTAAAACATATAAAATTGAATATACTTGATATTATAAATCCCATAAAAGCATGCGTTATAATAACGCTGCTTTTTGCTTTATGCAATCTTTGCTGGAAAATTAAAATGCACCGTTATCTTCTGTATATTCTTTTTGTAGTTTTTATTACAGAACTTGTAAACTCTATTTTAATATATAATAATCGGTCAATTCGAATACCATTCAATATCAGTATTGTTTTTCATGATGTTCTTTGGATATTGGCATTTAGAGAAAACATAAACAGTAAAAAAATGGCCAATATTACACTGTGCCTTTTTGCACTATTTTCTACTATTAATTTTATGATTGTAGAAATAACAAATGCCAATAACTATTACACTTTCATTTTTGGCGCCTTGCTTTATGTTATACTTTTCATTTACGAAAGTTATAGACAGTTACAAGAAGAGAATTTAATGTATTTCTTATCCAATAATTATTTACTGCTGTTTGCTCCAGTATATTTCTTTTTTGGTATGGGGTTAATATTAGGATTTAAACCACTACAGGTAACGGGAATAGTTTTATTTGGCCAAGTTACACTGTATGTTTTCGTTGTGAATATAGTTTGTATCGCCTACTATTCTTTAATTAATATCTACATCTACAGAGAAAAATACCACCGCAAATGAATCAAATCGTACTAGGAATAATAATCGCGTTTATTTTTATTGGCTTAATACTGTTTTTCTGTGTTATTCTTATTCGTCTTTATTTTAATAAAATAAGAAAATATACCGAACTTCTACATGAGAAGGATCTCAATTTCCAAAAAGCCATTACGCAAACTGTAATTGAAACCCAAGAACAAGTATTGAATAATATTTCTGAGGATCTGCATGATGATGCCGGCCAGCAGCTGACCTATATCAATTTTCAAATAGAAAACATGAAATTGGATTCTCCCGAATTAGAAAAAATATTAGAACCAGTATCGCAATCATTAGGCAATTTATCAAAATCCATACGAAGTATCAGTCATGCCTTGAATAGCCAAATGTTATTACAACAGGATGTAATAAAAGCCATAATCATAGAAATAGAGAGGTTGCAAAAAAATAACAAAATTCAAATTATTTACTCATTTGAAGAAATAGTAGTAAAGAAATTTAGCGATAATGAGAAGATAATTATTTACCGCATATTTCAAGAATGCATTAGTAATATTCTTAAACACGCCAAAGCTTCTAAAATGAATGTTTCTATAACAACCAAACCTCACTTTAAAATGACAATTACAGATAATGGCAAAGGATTTAATTCTGCCGATAAAAAAGATCAATTATCTTTAGGATTGACAAACATGGCAAACAGAGCTAACAGTATAGCCTATCATCTAACTGTAGAAAGCGAGGTTGGATCTGGTACTAAAATTACCCTTTCTGAAAATAAAAAAATATAAAACATGGAACAGACCAATATTTGCATAATTGATGATCATTCTATTGTAAGACAAGGCCTAAAAGAATTGCTACACAAAATAGGAGACTATAGAGTAATTAATGAATTTGATAATGGTGAAGATTTCCTGAAAGCAATCCCCATAAATCCAACTCCAGACATTTACATTCTAGACTATTCTATGCCATATATGAATGGTATTGAAGTGTTAAAAATGCTGGAAGAAAAAGAAGAAGAGTTTAAGATATTGCTATTAACACAGCATCTCGACGAACAAATAATTGATTCAGCTTATCATCATGGAGCAAGAGGATTTTTACATAAGAATTGTACAGCCCACGATTTGAAATTTGCTATTGATAACATTATTAAAATAGGATATAACAACGTTTCTGAAATTCTTAAACGTGTTCGAAATTATGATAACAGCGGCGAGAAAAAAAGCAATATTATTTTAACTCAAAGAGAATTGGATTTCCTTAAATTGGTTTGCGACGAGAGAGAATTAACCTATGAGCAGATGGCAGAAATTATGAATTTGTCGATAAAATCAATAGAAGCGTACAGAGCAGCTTTATTTGAAAAATATAACATCAAATCAAAAGTAGGTCTTGTACTATTTTCTTTTAAACACAGACTGACAGAACCATTTTTGTAATAGGTCACCAGAGCTAACACTCTTTACAATTGCGCTACTGTTTATAAGTATTCGTCTAATCTTTAGCCAGCATTTTCTCTTTGCATTTTGGATAATTTACATCATCACTAATTTTTAAACACTCCTCTATTTCTCAACCCATTCCCAAACGTTTCTTACTATCAGAATTGGTAGGACGATTATTGATTTTGTCTATCCCGATTGGAAAACGTTCTACATTAGGTAATGATCATTTTTACTGTACCGTCTTTTTCTATGATATTAATTCGCTCGATGTCAATCTCACTGAATCTTTGGTTGCCTAATTTTTTGAATGCGAACGTAGCAAGCATGGTTATACTAATTGCCGTAACTGCGGCGAATGTTCTTAAAAATGTAAGTTCTTTATTCATCTCTTTTAGTTTTAGTTCTAGTTATTTGATGAAATAAAAGTATGGTGATGTCACTTGATACTCAACAACAAAACAATGAATGCAGGAAAAAGCCGAATGGATTAAGGAAAATGAGGATTAAAAACTTGTCGGATATTTAACGATGATTTACATTCTTAATTAAGAAAAGAAAGAAGTTACTTTTAACTGAGTTAATATTTCTTATATTAGCAATTAGCTAGTACATAATTTACAGAAAAAACATTGCAATTCACATTATTGACAATCATTTTCAGCTATCTATCTAAAAATCGATATTAAAGGTCCATTAAACAAGAATGAACATTAAAATTTTATTTCTTTCACTATTATTCATAACTCTGCCTAAAATGGCATTTTCCCAATCCGCTGATTTTACCATTCAAGATGTAAAGTTCGAAAGCGAGGGTGTCACTCTTTCGGGTTCCATTTTAACACCTAAAAAAATATTTGCAGCAGTTGTAATTGTTCATGGTTCTGATCCCGTAAAAAGAGAGCTAGAATTTGCAAAACGTCTAGCCAGCGAAGGCATTGCCGTACTCACATATGATAAACGCGGAGTTGGAGAATCTGGCGGTATATATGTGGGGCCATCTGTAGGCACAAATAACATTGACACTGCCAATCTTAATCTATTATCTCAAGATGCAAGTGAAGCAGTAAATACTTTTCGAAGCAATTTGAAAGATAAAAAAATACCAATCGGATTGGTTGGTTTCAGTCAGGCAGGGTGGATAATCCCTATTGCTGCAAGCAAAAATCCCCAAATAAAATTTATGGTCTTATTTAGTGGCCCTACCATTACAACTCTGGAACAGCTTAGATTTCAGTTTTATACTAATGGAAATAATAATTTTTGGGAAAACCATACCGAAACAGATGCTCGAGAGCATACTAAAAATGATCCAGATCGATATCAATTCGTTGCAACTGATCCCAAAACTTCTCTAAATACTCTTTCTATTCCAGGAATTTGGCTTTTTGGTGAGAAAGATATACAGATTCCTGTTAAGCTTTGTATAGAACAATTAAATGAAATGAAAGCTCAAGGCAAACCTTTCGAGTATACTCTGTTTCCGTCACTCGGGCACAATACTGTTTCTGGAGATATTACTCTACCTTTTGATATTTCAATTCAATGGATAAAAGAGAAAGCTTTAAGCACCAAAAAAGCAAAAAAATCAAATTAAAACACTTCCTATAACCATAATTAAGGAAGAGTTTTAAAAAAAAGCTCCATTTCCTCTTTATTTTATTTTTCTCTCTTCATAGATATTGTAATTTCAAAATTCCAAAATCTATTCTGTCTGCATTATTTTTCATTACTTCCGTCGGTGTCCCTAAGAAACTTAATTAAACCATTCATATAAATATCCTGGTCATCATACATACTCATATGGCTACCATTAGGGCAATACAAATAAGTGCCATTTTTTACTTGAGACGCAATCCATTTCATATGTTCTGGATCCATAGTATCATATTTGGCTCCTATAGATAACGTTGGCACAATTAGTTTTGGAAGCTCTTTTTTAATATCCCACTTTTCAAGTTTTCCTGAGAGCCCAAATTCACTTGGCCCTTGCATGGTTACATACAGCGACTGGTTTATTTTACTAAAGGACCTATTCACGGGTTCAGGCCACTTATCAGAAGCTAAGCGTAATATATGCTTTGAATAAAAATTAGGCATCAGCAATCGCATATATTCAGGATTTTCAAAATCTTTATTCTTCTCTATCTCTCTGATTCTTGCAAGCACTTTTGGATCCATCTGTTTTGCCAGCACTTCATCTGCATATTTATCATAATCAATAGCACTCATCATCATATTGGAAACAATAAGCCCTTTCAAATTATGTTGATACTTAAGAGCATACTGGGACGCCAAAATTCCACCCCATGAATGTCCTAATAAATAAAAATTGTTTTTATCCAAATTAAGAGCCTTACGCACCTGCTCCACTTCCTCTACATATCGTGATAAATCCCAAAAGCTCGGATCATTAGGGTTATCAGAATTACCTGTACCGAGCTGGTCATAATAAATAAATTCAATTCCTTCTTGAGGAAGAAAACTTTCCATGCATTCAAAATACTCATGAGTAGCTCCCGGCCCTCCATTTAGCAACAGCAGTTTTATTCTAGGATTATTTCCAATTCGTTTAGTCCATACTTTAAACTTTCCTTTTGGAGTATTTATATCAATAACTTTTATTCCTCCAGTCTTTATACCAGATGCAGTATCTTTTAAATATAAACTAAGATTACTATCTTGTTTATTTAAATCACTTTTATTATTGCACGCCGACAAAAGAAGCGCACAAATAACACCTATAAAAATATTTCTGTAAACCGTCATAAGCATTCGTTTTATATTAACCCTCTGATTTAAAAAGCTAAAGGTAATAAATATCATTCTATAATAAATTCTTGTATTCAATTCAGTTTTAGAAATGCGCTGACGCTTTTAAAATAAAATTGCAAGCATAATTGAAAATAAAAAATCTCTAGCTAAAGACGATTCCAAACCGGCATAAAACAGAAAAACCCTATCCGATTTGGATAGGGTTTTTCAAAAGAAAGGCGACGACATACTCTCCCACAATGATGCAGTACCATCTGCGCAGGCGGGCTTAACTTCTCTGTTCGGGATGGGAAGAGGTGAGCCCCGCCGCAATAACCACCTTAAGGCTATTCGCTGCAAGCAGCTTTTAATTATTAATTATCAATTGTAAATTGTTAATTATCAATTAAACAATATTTTAACATACTGAGATAAAGAAACAAATAAGCTTTATTTAAGAAAGTTCCTTCCCGAGCCATTGGCTCGGGAAAAAGGGTGTGCATAAGCTTACGGATTATTAGTACTACTCGACTGTGACATTACTGCCTTTACATCTGTAGCCTATCAACGTGGTCATCTTCCACGATCCTTAAAAGAAATCTCATCTTGTGGTGGGTTTCGCGCTTATATGCTTTCAGCGCTTATCCCTTCCCAACGTAGCTACTCTGCGGTGCCCCTGGCGGGACAACAGATACACTAGAGGTTAGTCCAATTCGGTCCTCTCGTA from Flavobacterium sp. KACC 22763 includes these protein-coding regions:
- a CDS encoding proline iminopeptidase-family hydrolase encodes the protein MTVYRNIFIGVICALLLSACNNKSDLNKQDSNLSLYLKDTASGIKTGGIKVIDINTPKGKFKVWTKRIGNNPRIKLLLLNGGPGATHEYFECMESFLPQEGIEFIYYDQLGTGNSDNPNDPSFWDLSRYVEEVEQVRKALNLDKNNFYLLGHSWGGILASQYALKYQHNLKGLIVSNMMMSAIDYDKYADEVLAKQMDPKVLARIREIEKNKDFENPEYMRLLMPNFYSKHILRLASDKWPEPVNRSFSKINQSLYVTMQGPSEFGLSGKLEKWDIKKELPKLIVPTLSIGAKYDTMDPEHMKWIASQVKNGTYLYCPNGSHMSMYDDQDIYMNGLIKFLRDTDGSNEK
- a CDS encoding response regulator transcription factor codes for the protein MEQTNICIIDDHSIVRQGLKELLHKIGDYRVINEFDNGEDFLKAIPINPTPDIYILDYSMPYMNGIEVLKMLEEKEEEFKILLLTQHLDEQIIDSAYHHGARGFLHKNCTAHDLKFAIDNIIKIGYNNVSEILKRVRNYDNSGEKKSNIILTQRELDFLKLVCDERELTYEQMAEIMNLSIKSIEAYRAALFEKYNIKSKVGLVLFSFKHRLTEPFL
- a CDS encoding sensor histidine kinase is translated as MNQIVLGIIIAFIFIGLILFFCVILIRLYFNKIRKYTELLHEKDLNFQKAITQTVIETQEQVLNNISEDLHDDAGQQLTYINFQIENMKLDSPELEKILEPVSQSLGNLSKSIRSISHALNSQMLLQQDVIKAIIIEIERLQKNNKIQIIYSFEEIVVKKFSDNEKIIIYRIFQECISNILKHAKASKMNVSITTKPHFKMTITDNGKGFNSADKKDQLSLGLTNMANRANSIAYHLTVESEVGSGTKITLSENKKI
- a CDS encoding alpha/beta hydrolase family protein; this translates as MAFSQSADFTIQDVKFESEGVTLSGSILTPKKIFAAVVIVHGSDPVKRELEFAKRLASEGIAVLTYDKRGVGESGGIYVGPSVGTNNIDTANLNLLSQDASEAVNTFRSNLKDKKIPIGLVGFSQAGWIIPIAASKNPQIKFMVLFSGPTITTLEQLRFQFYTNGNNNFWENHTETDAREHTKNDPDRYQFVATDPKTSLNTLSIPGIWLFGEKDIQIPVKLCIEQLNEMKAQGKPFEYTLFPSLGHNTVSGDITLPFDISIQWIKEKALSTKKAKKSN